The Nocardioides zeae genome includes the window GCGAGCCACGACGTGGTCGAGCTGCACATGGACGACCAGTACGACGGGTGGGACGGCCTGGGTGCCGCGCCCGGCCGGGTGGCGCGGGACGTCGTGGAGCCGCTGGCGGACGGACGAGCGGGGCGGTACCGGCGCTACGACTGGTACGCCGGGGCCTTCGCCGAGGAGCACGAGGTGGCGGCGGTCGGTCCCCGTGGCGTCGTGGTCCTCGAGGGCGTCGGGTCGGGAGCGGCGCCGCTCGCGGCGTACCGGAGCGTGCTGGTGTGGGTCGAGGCGCCCGCGGCGCTGCGGCTGCGCCGCGGGATCGAGCGCGACGGGGAGGCCGCGGCGGAGCACCTGCGGGCCTGGTCGCGTGCCGAGACCGTGCACTTCGGCGCCCACGGCACCCGCGCCGCCGCCGACGTGCGCCTCGACGCGCACGGTCGGGTGGTCCGCTGAGGGGTTGACGTCGAGTTTGGTCGTACGTCGCGGCAGAACCGTCGAGTTTGGTCGAACGGTTGAACTCGGATCAGCGAACACCGCACCGTACGACCCAACTCGACGCGAACGCCGCGCCGTACGACCCAACTCGACGCGAACGCCGCGCCGTCCGACCCAACTCGACGCGAACGCCGCGCCGTCCGACCCAACTCGACGCAGGTCAGGCGGCGTCGATGACCTCGCGCAGCTCGCGGACGGCGGTGCGGGCGCGGGAGCCGTCGGAGGCCTGGATGCCGATCGCCGGGCGGGCCGTGCCGTCCGACAGGTCGATCGTGGCCCACGGGGCGCCGTCGGGCATCCGCACCGCGACGACCTGCGCCCACTCGTAGGAGTACCGCCGGTAGCCGTTCACCACGACGAGACCGTCGGTGGTCGCCGTCACGCGGCAGCGCACCACGCCCCAGAGCACCGCGCCGGCACCGGCGAGGAGGAGCAGCATGGTGATGCGCTGGTACCAGGAGAAGTTGTCCCGCACCTCGGCGTCGAGCAGGAACCACGCGGCCAGCATCGCCACCAGGACCGTCGCGCTGGAGAAGCCCGCGGCGATCGAGGTGCCCAGCGGGCGCCACGTGCGGGGCAGCGCCGGCCGACCGGGCTCAGAGGCGGCAGGCATGGATCTCCGTCATGAGGATGCCGCGCGCGCCCAGGTCGTAGAGCTCGTCCATCAGCCGCTGCGCGTTCGCGCGGGGCACCATGACCCGCACCGCGACCCAGCCCTCGCGCTGCAGCGGCGAGATCGTCGGCGACTCGATGCCGGGCGCCGCGGCCGTCGCGGCGGCGACGTCGGTCTCGGCGATGTCGTAGTCCATCATCACGTAGCTGCGCGCCACGAGGACGCCCTCGACGCGCCGCCGGAACACGCGGAGCGCGCCCGCCTGCTCGGCCGTGCGCTCGTCGTCGGGACGGCCGATGAGCACCGCCTCCGACTCCAGGAGCGACGCGCCGAAGGTGGCGAGCCCGGCCTGGCGCAGCGTCGAGCCCGTCTCCACCACGTCGGCGATGACGTCGGCGACACCCAGCTGGATGCTGGTCTCCACCGCACCGTCGAGCCGGGTCACCGTGGCGTCGATGCCGTTCTCGTCGAGGTAGGCCTGCACCACGCCGGCGTACGACGTCGCGATCCGGAGGCCGTGGAGGTCCTCGGGGCCGGAGTACCGACCGGCGGGGCCGGCGAAGAAGAACCGCGAGCGGCCGAAGCCGAGCGGCCGCAGCTCGGCCGCGTTCGCGCCGGAGTCGCGCAGCAGGTCACGGCCGGTGATGCCGATGTCGAGCGTGCCGTCCGCGACGTACAGCGCGATGTCGCGCGGCCGCAGGTAGAAGAACTCGACGCCGTTCTCGGCGTCGACCAGCGTGAGCTTCTTGGAGTCGGAGCGCTGCTTGTAGCCGGCCTCGGAGAGGATCTCGGCCGAGGCGACCGAGAGGGCGCCCTTGTTGGGCACCGCGACGCGGAGCAGGTCGGTCGTGCTGGGGATGGTCATCTCGGGGACTTCCTGGGTGAGCGGACGGACGGGACCGGGGCGCTCACAGATGGGAGTAGACGTCGTCGAGCGTCACGCCGCTCGCGAGCAGCATGACCTGCGCGTGGTAGAGCAGCTGGCTCACCTCGA containing:
- the hisG gene encoding ATP phosphoribosyltransferase; amino-acid sequence: MTIPSTTDLLRVAVPNKGALSVASAEILSEAGYKQRSDSKKLTLVDAENGVEFFYLRPRDIALYVADGTLDIGITGRDLLRDSGANAAELRPLGFGRSRFFFAGPAGRYSGPEDLHGLRIATSYAGVVQAYLDENGIDATVTRLDGAVETSIQLGVADVIADVVETGSTLRQAGLATFGASLLESEAVLIGRPDDERTAEQAGALRVFRRRVEGVLVARSYVMMDYDIAETDVAAATAAAPGIESPTISPLQREGWVAVRVMVPRANAQRLMDELYDLGARGILMTEIHACRL
- a CDS encoding 4-amino-4-deoxy-L-arabinose transferase codes for the protein MARARPSAELPPAEALPAGTLEVLLRLVARSPARLGAGRLVCVDGPSGSGKTTAAAALARALAAASHDVVELHMDDQYDGWDGLGAAPGRVARDVVEPLADGRAGRYRRYDWYAGAFAEEHEVAAVGPRGVVVLEGVGSGAAPLAAYRSVLVWVEAPAALRLRRGIERDGEAAAEHLRAWSRAETVHFGAHGTRAAADVRLDAHGRVVR
- a CDS encoding PH domain-containing protein, coding for MPAASEPGRPALPRTWRPLGTSIAAGFSSATVLVAMLAAWFLLDAEVRDNFSWYQRITMLLLLAGAGAVLWGVVRCRVTATTDGLVVVNGYRRYSYEWAQVVAVRMPDGAPWATIDLSDGTARPAIGIQASDGSRARTAVRELREVIDAA